Within Alphaproteobacteria bacterium, the genomic segment GGCAAGACGCAGCGCTTCGCCTCGCCGCGCATCGAAAGCAACAATACGCATGGCACCGGCTGCACCCTGGCCTCCAGCATCGCGGCAGGCATCGCCCAAGGCTTGGCCTTGCCGCAGGCGGTGGCCCGCGCGCGGGCCTATGTCTGGCAGGCCATCGCCACCGCCCCCGGCTACGGCCATGGCCACGGCCCGCTGAACCACGCCCATACGGTGGGGGAATTCACGGGGATGGAGTAGGCGTTGCATGAATGAAACCCTTTCCTACCAACTTCTTCATCTAAATGAGTTGAAGAAGCGCATTGACCTTCGCGGAAAATGCGTTCTTGAAATCGGCGGATGTTTACCTCGTTCGCATGCAATCGAAGCAACCGGCGCCAGCCGTTGGATCGGGGTCGATCTTCCAGACTATTGGCAGGAAAGTGGCGACGACAATCCGTCGCAGAGCTACGAGGCCCCCCGTTTCCCTATCGGAAAGGCGGATGACTGCGCCGGGCTGGATTACGCCCTGTTGTTGGGCGACGCAATCGATCTGCCAAAGGGAACAGGCCCCTTTAATGCAGTGTTCTCAAGCTGCGCTTTCGAGCATATCCAAGGCCTGGAAGAGAGGCTGCGGGCGATAAGGAACTTCCTCGCTCCCGGAGGAGTCCTGCTCGCAGTCGCCATGCCCATTTGGTCTTCGCCTCATGGAGCGCATTTACTGCCCATCCGCGACAATGACGGAAAAACGTGGCAGCCAGAAGAACTTCACTTGCCGGACTGGCATCAGCTTCTTCTTACGCCAGAAGAAATGGAAAAGCATCTTTCTGAACGGAAGATACCAGTTGAGATCATTGACAAAGCTGTGGATTGGGTTCACCGCTCCCCTCATCTTAACCGCCTCTTCGCCGGTGATTACGTTCAATTGGCTGAAAGCGCCGGTTATTCAACGTGCTCCACATTTTTTCCGGAAGCTGTCGGCTGGGCCAACCGGGAAACCATGCAAGTCTTAGAAATGCTTTATCCAGGCAAAGGCCCTTTCGATAGGGCAGGAATTATGATTGAGCTTTGGAAATAAGACCGGCCCTTCGCTTAAACGAATTTCTACTTTTGGGCTTGCAAGATACGGCACTGCCTGTAGAAGTGTATTGGTAATTAATTAATCCGCAATCGGGATGCCGCTTATGACATCGCAAGTCAGCATCGGCGAGCAGGTCGCGCAGATGGTGGATCTTATCGGCGCTTTCTATGGCCTTCCACAATCGCCCGC encodes:
- a CDS encoding methyltransferase domain-containing protein; the protein is MNETLSYQLLHLNELKKRIDLRGKCVLEIGGCLPRSHAIEATGASRWIGVDLPDYWQESGDDNPSQSYEAPRFPIGKADDCAGLDYALLLGDAIDLPKGTGPFNAVFSSCAFEHIQGLEERLRAIRNFLAPGGVLLAVAMPIWSSPHGAHLLPIRDNDGKTWQPEELHLPDWHQLLLTPEEMEKHLSERKIPVEIIDKAVDWVHRSPHLNRLFAGDYVQLAESAGYSTCSTFFPEAVGWANRETMQVLEMLYPGKGPFDRAGIMIELWK